A window of Carassius carassius chromosome 48, fCarCar2.1, whole genome shotgun sequence genomic DNA:
acacaggtctccAGCGATAATCATAGACTGTCCCCGATGGTTACCATGGCAAACACATTCATGGACCACTTGACGTCCATATAGCCTTTTCATCTGAAAATCACTGTACtgatgaaagacagacagatgctGCTCTAGTTCACAGAACACACGGCGAAGATGACCCGCAACAATTACTAAGAAATACATCTGTTATTACTCACAAAAGCACTTATCTCGCGACAAACGCGTTTGTCTTGCTCATTAATGGATGGCTTCCCACAAAGCTGCTGTGTGAAGTGTATAGTGAAGGGTTTATAAATAATACAGAAGCAGCTCCATTTCTAAAGTCAACATAGACAGCACACTTCTAAGGACGCATAATAGTTAAAGAAACACTCCACTTTTTctgaaaataggctaattttccaactcccctagagttaaacaggtTAGTTTTactccattcagccgatctccgagTCTGGCGGTAGcatttttagcttagcttagcatagataatgaattctgattagaccgttagcatttCAATCTCGCTGTAAccacagaagagtcaagtttaaGATAGGagaaatatagaaactctttggtcatttttgagcgagatgctaacagtctaatcagattcatgATTATTCTATGCTAGTCTATGCTAAGCTTAGCTAAATGGATtggaaaacggtaaaactcaactgtttaactcaaggggagttggaaaatgagcctattttcagaaaaaaagtgaaatgttccTTTGAAACGTACATAATTTAGAACACTCTAGCTGGGGAATACATTTAAGCATAAATAAGCCTATTCATaaaaaatgaggaaaaaatataaaaatatagtaaaaatggtcatttttaattaaaagatgATAGATTTAGGTATTGTATTTGCACATAATTTTATAAGCAGTCTTGTGAATTATAATGTGCATTAGCTGAAATGAGGAGGGATGCAAAAAGTTGCTGCTTACATTTTGTTCAGGAGCGTCTATAATGTTCCCTACATAGACAGCCTATGATGTTTAGAGACAGATATGCAACTGAatagattaaaaaacaaataatcagacataaaggtgatttcacattttattgtgattaaacaatattatatatgTGACACACAGTCTGACTGTACGTGTTTCAGTAGGCTACATTACAGATATAGGCCTATAGATCTGGACGTGAGTGAATGCATCAGTAATATAtagttgagtgtgtgagtgtgtgcgcatTTATTCACAGAGCTGACTGAAGCTTCAGTGACCGTGATAAAGTGTTGATTAGTGTTGTGATCTCTATGTGAAAAAGTGctttagacagacagagagagagacagagttcaGTAGGCTGTAAAGTGTAAGTATGCGCGCGCATCACCCCGCCTCAGGCGTGTGTATGTCAGAATGCGCGTGGGCATGCATGTGAGCGTGCTGCGTGTGTGTAGCGTCTGGGAGCGACGGCGTCTCCAGCGCTCCCTCTGAAGGGTACAGCTGCAGCAGCGCCCCCTCCTGGCTGCTCTCTTTACTGCACGACTGGCAGCTGCAGTGAAGGATGCGCTCCACTAGCTTATCCACACGCGGGGCTTCATCGCTGCCAGCACAGTCCAGAGtcacctgtaaacacacacagtttGATTTGATTGCAATACTGTTCACTAACATGCTTGCGACAATCTATTCAATGTCAAAAGAAGCAATTCACAGCAATATAGAAACCAGAGGacatttatttcagtgaaaaTTGTAGATCTGAGATTTTCCATATGAGCTTCAGCGAGTGTTGCTGCTGCAGCGATGCATTATGCAACTCTAGCTGTGTTACCATTACCTTTTAAATTGTGCAAATtgaaaatgcaaaatgaaaatacGGCCGATGCAGTAATGCAACAATCTGTTCCACATTAAAGGCAACAATgatgttcctcatttgtaagtcactttggataaaagcatctgccaaatgaataTATGTAAATGAAATGCAAATGCGAAGAAAAACATGTCTATTTTAACAAAGTTGAGAGTCCTTTTATGTTAATGTGCCGCTTGCAAAAAAGTTGTGAGAATACATAAAATAACTGAATAATGATGTTGTTAACTGGACTATGCTTTATGGCTAAACATTGCCTGTTGGTAAAACTCAATATAAACCAACAACACACCTTTAAAAATCACAAACTCTCATGGAAAAAATGACATTCGGTGGCTGTGAAAGTACCCTGTACTCTTTAAAGGGGGAAATCTCAGTGGTCTAAAATTAAAGCCAAacatgttctgattggctgtggttttgtttttcttgaaattATGCTGGAAACCCGCATGGCGTCTGGTTAGGACACTGTGTAACGTTAGTCTACAGTTAGCGAGTGTCGGTAATGTGGGTCAGATCAGGTTGCTGTCACATTACTGCAGGTCTTTGTCAACACAAGCCCGAGTCTGTTTTATTTACCAAACGTGAACTGCTTTCTATTAAAGCCAGATTGTATAAAAGAACATAATAAGTAGCAGAGAGTGGCCCCTCTGAGTCAGCGGATAACGCTAGGAGAGGTCTCGCAAACAGAACATGATGTTTCTGAGTAAATATAGCAAAACCTTTTCAAGTCCAACTGAACCTCAACATTCTTTGTGCGTCACAAGGTTTAATTAGCATCAATACAACGATTGCCAGAGCTCAACGGGTGAGAAAGAGGGCAAACAAAGTGATTATTTTCATATGTTGATATCTCGCACACACTTCCCACGTGTTCCTCTGGCAAATTCGCCGGTGGTCAAACATTCCCGTCTTCCGCCAGGCAAAGCAAAATAAACTCCCAACACTAGAGGGCAGCTGAGCAGACTGAACTAAAGCCCACcacaaaatactgtaaatacacaaaatcaacacacactcacacatgacAGTGAAAACACGCCGTGTTCTCTGCACAAGACAGATGAGTGTGTTTGTTGTCTTTCAACATGCCTCATAAAGAGTCACTCAAGCTTCACTGCGAGTCCATCAATCATTGTGCTGGAAGTTAAATAGGTATTGCAGTATCCTTCCAGCTCTTGGTTGTTACAGCACACCACACGACAAGACACGCGGCATGCGGCTGGACACATTTATCACTCCGGCTGAAAGAGTAGCTGCACGGGACGCGTTctcaaatgttttgagaatgcaCTGTAATGCCAGAGAAGTTGCACTCAAATCACTTGAATCAGAGTATTACTGCAGTTTTGACAAGTGCATATGTCAATTTGCATGCATTATCTATCTATTGCAGCACAAATACTACAATTTGGACTCAGTACTTATGGAGTACCCATTACTGCAGCACAAATATGATGGGAATATTTATCACGTTTGGAATTTTCAAGTTGCAGTTTTCAAAACTACAACTAAAGTGACGATTACGATGCAGTATTTCAACTGTTTTCACTATTGCAACACAAATATGGTAGTTGTGATGTTTACCATTTTTACAATGGCTACAAAAGTGTCAGTTTGGATTATTTTTGTTCTTATTATTGGATCACTATTGCTGCAAAAGTGTTATAATTTACTTGCAATATTTCTGCAGTTTACCATTTTCACAATTGCAACCAAAAAGACAAAATGGATGCAGTAGTTCTGCAGTTTTCACTACTGCAGCAGTAGTGTTAACATTTAATCTCAATATTTCTGCTGTTCACTATTTTCATTACTGCAGCACAAATATGATAATTTACTTGCAACATTTCCACAGTTTGCCATTTGCACAATTCGAGCAAAAGTGACTATTTATATGCAGTACTTATGCAATTTTCACTATTGTAGCACAGATATGATAATTTTCATGCAGTCTtgttttaattttcagtaattttcaCAATAATCACCAAtccactttgagtgtaaactaaatcagccaatgcacattggcatgcgattATTGCATCCAACTGCTGCTCATCACAGCGTGAGCATAAGCAGGCAGCAGGTGCAGCACAtattcagcttttcacttcagaaCTGAGTGATCACATTGTTCTGCTCCTGACTATTCTACTGAGAGAAGAAGATTGAACAAGTTCAGCGTGCTCTTTGAGAGCTCTTTGTGTTGCCTGGTACGGCACTTCAGTGGTTGTGGTTTCCCATGTTAAGTGGGTTGCTtcatcaggctgcactaccctTTCGTGAATGAGTCATGGTCTCATTGAAGGAAGATGTTCATCTTGGAGTTGTGGGCCAAGTTCCTTTTCCTCAAAGGGGCGGAGCTCGATTGCCTTTGCCTCAATCTAGTTCTCGTCACGGCGGCAGTCATGCGGGGGCTACTTCAGTAGCACGGGCGGTCTGAGGGTAACAGTAATGGCAAAAACCTCCAAGGAACCAACCCTCGGGGGCCCAACGATCCTCTTGCACTTCGCAACCAGTTGAGCTGCCAATGGAACGTGCTGGACCTTCTACAAGGAGCATACCAGCAGTATCCTCTGGCGCTCCTACCGATGACCGGATGTGAATCGCTGCATTGGAGGGTGAGTCAGAGCTTTCTGGTGAGGAAAATTCGGCTTTGCTGCTGTCCTCCGGGACTGTGGCAATGCTTGAATCAGATCTGGAAATAACGGCTATGCTTTCTAAAGCACTGAGGGACCTGCATGAGGGTGATCACGATCAGGAAGTTTTAAAAGAGCTCTGAACCGCAGCTGATCTCGCGCTCCAAGCAACAAAGGTTACCGTGAATTCACTGGGTCATGCGATGGCCACACCTGTCTTCCAGGAGCATCACCTCTGGCTTTGTCTGGTTACCTGAGTCCCAGACTGGCCTTTTTCGGCGACGCAGTTGAGAACTTTGGCCAGCAGTTCTCGGCTGCACAGGAGCAGACTGAGGCAGTCCGACCTTCGGCCTGgtgggcagctgctgcctccacccgcCCCCCTGCATTTGTGCTGCATCCGTAGTAGCCTCAAGCAAGCGGCACCGTGGTACTGGGCATAGACAGGCGACCCTAAGAGAGAAGGATGCTCCTCTACCTTCCcgggaggagggccgggtggagaacCTGGTTTCCAAAAATCTCaacaggagagcagttttctctGTCTCTGGGTCCCAATAGGGCATGGAGAGTCAGCAAAATGACATGCAGCAAATCAGCAGCAGGTGGTTCAAGAGTTTCATCCAAGGCCCTACTCAGGCACCCTCTTCAAACCGTGGAACCAGGTAAGTGTTGCACTGCACACTCATACCCCTCTTCAGGTCCCTacgttccacctcgctgccccaacAAGGGTACTTCGATGGTCCTGCTGGTCCTGCTTGTGCGGTGTCTGGGTCCATGGCTCCCCTTTATCATCTCGCTGGACAATTGGattcggctatgcgattcagttcaccTGCCCTGTCCCTGTCACCCCGAATCTTCACGTAAGTTGTGGAGGCAGTCCTTGTTCCTCTGAGAGAAAAGGGCATTCACATTTACAATAACCTCGACGACTCACTTGTACTAACTCAATCTCAGAATCAGTTATGTGCACACAAAGACTTGATGCTTTCGCACCTCAGCCAGTTGGGCCTACCTATCAACtgagaaaagagcaaactctccttgaagaggatctcttttctcagtaCTTAGTTGTACTCTGTCAAACAGACAGCACGCTTCATGCAGAGCTTTCCAGTCATTGTTGAACTGCTTGAATACATTCAAGAGCAGGATGGTGGTCCCACTGAAATAGTTTCAGAGGCTCCTTGGTCATATGGTAGCTGCAGCGGCAGTCACGTCGCTGTGGCAGCTTCATATGATACCTCTTCAACACTGGCTCCATGGTCGAGTCCCGTGGAGGCTGTGGCAATGGGTCACTCACCAGTTCTGAGTTACACTGGCCTGCCACCAAACCTCCACCCCTTGGTCAGTCCAGGCAGGAATGCCCCTAGAACAGGTCTCCAGGCGTGCTGTGTTTCACATGGATGCTTCTACCACTGGCCAGGTCCTGCTcatgacagcccctccttggcagattcctctgaggaaggatctactgatgGGGCACCTTGTGGCACACACATCCAGAACTCTTGAAAcgtcatgtctggtccctggatgggacgaAGAGGTTCTATGTGACCTAGCCCAAGAGGTAGTTGACATAATTCAGTGAGAGCACCGTCTATGAGACACACTTATGTCTTTAAGTGGAAACTGATCAGTGAGTGGTGTTCTCACCGAGTAGACCCCCGGATATTTCCGATCAAAGTCGTTCTGTCCTTTCTGCATCAGGgattggagcgaaggctgtctccctccacctaAAAGTCTATGTGGCTGTGATTGCTGACAACCATGACCCCGTCCAAGGGAATTCAGTGGAGAAGCATGACCTGATCATCAGGTCCATAAGGAGGCAAGAAGGCTAAATCCTCCACAGCCCCCCTCCTTACCCTTTGGGACCTGTCTTTAGTGCTCAGAGCACTACAtcagggcccatttgagcctttgcagaCAGTCTAGCTGAAGTTTCTGTCAATGAAATGTTTGCTTCTGCTTGTATTGGCTTCATCAAGAGGTTAGGGGACACGCATCCATTTTCGGTCAGTGATCcatgcctagagttcgggccagctgtctcccaggtaatcctgagtcCCCGGCCTGGCTATGTGCCCATATCATAGGCCCTGTCGAGCTCCTCTGTCCCCTCGGCAGCCAGATATGACGGAGCATCCTGCACCAGGCCATTACTCAATGAATCCATGAGGGCCAGTAGAGGGCTGGGTTCTATATGTAAAAACCTAAGTGTATCCCATATGTGTCAAATCCACGGGATAGCCTCAGAGCCCATGTTTCCCTGGCAGACTTCCTGCTATTTTCTAAGAGGATTACAATCACCTGTTATCTTCCATATGCACCTAAACGGTTGTTCATATGTGTAAGTGCTTCCGAAACCTCCTTTGGGGAGGATGGGGCTTCCACAACATTTCTGTCCCGAGTGGTACAGGTACATTTTCACAGTGTTACCCAGTACTACTGAGTGGTCAGTGCCATAGCAGCAGTAGCTGGTCTTCTTGTGGAAAGCCCTGGCCTGTGCCTAAAAATAGTGGCACAGGAGGCTTCCTCAGGACACTGGAAGGGAAGGGGCAGTACCTATGTCCCTTTGTTAGGGATCCCACTTCGTCCGTCATCCAACGTGAcattgagagtgaccgactgaaagggaacatctcggttacctattgtaaccctcgttccccgaAGGAGGGAATGTAGATGTCATGTCCCGTTGCCACAGCTTCTGTACCTCTGCTAAGCGGCCAGGTCACCGGTTTGACTCTTCAGCGAAAACCTTAATTTGCACTGCACCTGCTACCTACTTATACTCACGCtttgatcagcagcagctggatgcaataatgcATTCCAATGtacattggctcgtttagtttacactcaaagtgcaGTGGTCTCTCTAAGCGAGATCCCAGTTCGTCGGTCATCCGAcgtgacgtctccattccctcattcagggaacgagggttacaataCGTTACCGCAACGATTTCACAACTGCACCAAAAGTGACCATTTGGATGCAGTTTTCACTACTACAACACAAATATTAtgatgtatttataatatttctacagTTTTCACTACTGCAGCTAAAGCATGGCAATTTGAACACAATATATCTGACACTTTCACTGCTGCAATATACTGTATGCAGTCCAAAGGAACATGTCGTTTTGGTGTGAACATTTTAGAGTCCAGCTCATAAAAGTGTTTGTAGTTCACTCAGTGAGATTAATGGTGACACACTCACCACCTCCCACTGTGTCTGCGCTGGCATGCAGGAGTCACAATGGACCAGAGACTCGGTGGATTGTGGGAAGGTGTTGGGCACACTGTAGCTGAAACACTGACCCAGACAGGCCctgaaaaacacaacacaacactgtTAGGACCATCTACAAAGCCCACAACACACATGATAACAGATGCGCAGCTCAAGTATGGCAATATTTAATAGCTGAATGTTTATTTTGGTCAAACGAACACAGATAAACATTCAAGAATTCCCTAAACTGgacaccagtgtgtgtgtgacctgttttGGATGGATCGTGGCGTGCAGCCCGTGTGTCCGACGATCTGCGTGATGTTTTTGGCTTCACACCAGGCACTCTTGTCAGGGAAGAGTGCGAGGCGGTTGATGTGAGCGTGAGGAGCCGCGCCGCAGAACTCAAGCAGCAAACACGTGAACAGAACGCGCAGCCACATCGCCAAACCTGAAAATACTGCAAATCATTTGTaatcagagttaagaagaatgcATCTGCTGCTTTTCTAAACCGcatatttcttgttttattagAGCAGTTCCCTCTGCTGAATGTTCTGGACTCGCTCTGGCCGGTTTCGCACCGATGGAGAGTAATCAACTCTTCACATGGCCAGAAACTGGCTCACAATCACAGAACGAGGCACAAGAACAATGTAGTTCACTCGGTCCAgaacaccagagagagagagagacaggcagagagagagagacagacagagtctgATACCACCTGACTCTAATAAAGCATGCGTCTTAAAAGCCTCCTCTGTTTTATGCCAAAGCGAACAGACGCAGTTTAAACAGCATGTCCACAAGAAACCAAAAGCCctgcttttatataaaaaaaacactaccaACAGATCTAATGTTACATTTcaaagagaaacagaaagagagagagacagacacaaatAGTTTCTTTTGGTTATGTGACATTAAAACTACTTCTCAACTTAAACTTCAAGAACAAGAAACGTTGATTACCAACTCAAACAAACACTTTGAACAGCAGAGTTCAATGAGGAGATCCGAGTCAGACTCACGGTTTCTCGAGCGTCTCTGTGTCTGGTGTCCCGCTGACGGATCTCATATGGTGATTAACGGACAAATCGCCCTGTTATGACCTGCTGGAGTTAAACAATTACATCACCAACACACAGTCAGAAGAAATGCAATGAGTCGCTCCGTGTCTCTCTAACACACAGCCAGCGGAGCCGTTCCCTGCGTCTGCCCAGcgccgagtgtgtgtgtgtgtgtgttttgggggcGGGTCAgacatgaggtgtgtgtgtgtgtgtaggcgggCAGATGATGATGCTGGTGGATTTGGCAGGTCAGAATCTCCTGCAATCTGATCTGAATCTTCACCAGCATCCAGAACAAACTCAAACTCTCAGTATGTGATCCCTGTCTCGTGGTCTTAAAGAGATCTGAGCGTCCGCTAGGACAGAAACCACCATGTTTCTACCGTCTGATACCATCATGGCACTTTATAAAGGAGGCCAACATTAAGTTTCAAATGGAAATATAACTTAAGACATGTTTTTTCACACTTTctatcttcagtggaacacaaaaggagatgtttatcCAAATGGTCACGCTGCACTTTTTCACTCAAAGTTGCTGAActgttaaaaatgacaaaaaaaggagtgttttatacaataaaaaattgtCATATCAGCTTTTCACAGTAAAAAGGCAGTCTAAGAATCAATCATTTTAGTTCTAACTGGAACTTCAAAATAATGTAGCgttgttaaattaaattactcaGTGACTTCATTTGATAGTTTCATGTTTAGTTAAATTTGATAAATTTTACTgaatattaattgtttttaaagcatCAGAAAGCTCTTCAGAATGTAACAGTCGTCTGAAGAATGGTCCACTAGATTCTAAAAAGAATGCATTTTTGCGTTTACAAATGCAACATCCAAGccagtgtaataataataataaaaacatgcaaGGTTTAGAGATGTTTCTAAACCAttcgtttttcatttttatcCTATGGTGTTGCCTGAGAACATTGGGTTATAAAGTTGTTTTTGGTTTATTCTGCAtgcttttatttttgatattattttaattgtttataaatTGCACAGCACTTTGGTACAACACTTGTTGTTTccaaatgtgctttataaataaacatgaacttGAACTTAAAAATAAGCACATCTTAAGTGAGATTAATTTGTGAGGAACGGAGAGAAAATCATCATCACGTTACTTCAGAACAACTGAAATGTAACACACGAGTGGTTTtatctttcactttcactatatgtgcaagagcagcatgaacatatGGCTAAATATCTTCCGCAGTAGAAAGAAAGTCAAAATAGCGTTGAAACGACATgtgggcgagtaaatgatgacaggacgaTCATGTTTTAtctgaactatctctttaagattCAGATCAATCAATCGACATGTGCTGTGATGCATGAACGTTTTGAATTCCTGCGCTGtcatgacgtgtgtgtgtgtgtgtgtgtgtgtgtgtgtgtgagggattaACGTGCTCCAGCAGAATCTGTCAGACAGGCACTAACACGTtcacctgtctgtctctctgcagGTGAGGCTCTGGCATCAGCACACACTCATGTTCTCTCACCTGTTAGTAATAAGTTCTGAGCTCTGCCTGCAACTGGCTTTCTAGAACATTCCTGACATTCTGCTGCACCAGGGGGctgttatatacatatatatatataaacacgcaCACTCagtatataaagacacacacacacacacacacacacacactctcatgtgAACATAATCACGGCAGCTTATCAGAGCCTGCAGCGGGGTGTGTATGGCATGTGTTTGCGGTCGTGTTGGAGTGTTAATATGGCAGACTGGCGTTTGATTTCTGTAATCTCTTCATCAGGAGGGTTTCagccgcctctctctctctctctctctctctctctctcctgcaggTGCTGAATCTGGCTCTTATTCCAGAGCAGCGGGAGTCCGGCTCACACACTCATtagcacacaaaacacacactctgTAAGCACTTCATCATGCACTCAAACACGACGCCTGTTCGCCTGTCAAGACTCTGACCGTTCATCCAGCAGATGGAAGTGATGAAATCCAGcagcgatgatgatgatgatgatgatgatgctaaaGAGACTCTTCTACCGGTCCTGTGAGAAAGAGATAAGCAGATGAATGACTCATGATGAAACCACACACATGTAAGCCTCCGAATGATGTAGAGATGGAAACATGTGACTCAGATGAGAACCCTCTCAAATCTGTGCTTCTTCTGTGTCTAGATTCCAGCTCTGATCAGGCTGGACATTCAAGAGGTGCATCATGGGATGCTTTTATGTCATAACAAAgttactaaaactattaaaaccagAACTAAATCagaaaatctaaaaacaaaaagctCAAAACATATAAAATACTACAATAGTATGTAGATTTGACCAAAATTATgctgtttaaaacatttattatttaaatcagaCTGCTTTAATGTGCTTAGCCCGAGGATTAAAATCCACCTGTGGGCAACAGtgtaaaaacagctctgttctgtGGTAGAGCtctcactgtctgcggttttatTTTAgggagaaaatattaaatattttataaatcaaataaacaaataaataaatgttatattgtttattagattataaaaaatatatacattattgtcatatttatacagtatttaataataatacataaacattTAATAGAATATGTTATTCAAACATTTTGCAATTGTTACTTTACTATCTGATacaattgtctctctctctcacacactcacacacacacacactctctctctctctctcacacacacacacacacacactctctctctctcacacacacacacacacacactctctctctctctcacacacacacacacacactctctctctctctctctctctcacacactcacacacacacacacactctctctctctctcctctctctctctctcacacacacacacacactctctctctctctcacacacacacacacacacactctctctctcacacacacacacacacactctctctctctcacacacacacacactctctctctctctcacacacacacacacactctctctctctctcacacacacacacacacacacacacacactctctcacacacacactctctctctctctctctcacacactctctctctctctctctctctctctctctcacacacacacacacactctctctctctctcacacacacacacacacacacactctctcacacacacactctctctctctctctctctcacacactctctctctctctctctctctctcacacacacacacacacactctctctcacacacacacacacacactctctctctctctctctctctcacacacacacacacactctctctctctctctcacacacacacacacactctctctctctcacacacacacacacactct
This region includes:
- the nbl1 gene encoding neuroblastoma suppressor of tumorigenicity 1, giving the protein MWLRVLFTCLLLEFCGAAPHAHINRLALFPDKSAWCEAKNITQIVGHTGCTPRSIQNRACLGQCFSYSVPNTFPQSTESLVHCDSCMPAQTQWEVVTLDCAGSDEAPRVDKLVERILHCSCQSCSKESSQEGALLQLYPSEGALETPSLPDATHTQHAHMHAHAHSDIHTPEAG